Proteins from a single region of Thermodesulfobacteriota bacterium:
- a CDS encoding phosphatidate cytidylyltransferase produces MGNLTKRVLTAVFGVPLLLFIFHIGGIPFLLLILAIILAGQVELHKLLKEKGVSYQPMLAFLSGVALGMAAFFGYIPLLAIFTIVTALAFILRLGKGDLSGSISEIGATLFPVVYLGWFLSHSILLRNIDQTPALKTYAETVQGLGDPGFFYVVLVVACTFLNDTGAYFVGRWKGRRKLTPVLSPGKTVEGTVGGLVLSIITGEVVNLIFKSPLEFYWAFFFGFIVGVIAVFGDLVESMLKRSVGIKDSGGILPGHGGVLDRFDSLILVFPISYYVVLFYYWLKGVFLI; encoded by the coding sequence ATGGGCAATTTGACCAAGAGGGTTCTTACGGCAGTCTTTGGAGTTCCTCTCCTCCTTTTTATTTTCCATATAGGCGGAATCCCTTTTCTCCTTCTTATACTGGCCATTATTCTCGCAGGTCAGGTCGAGCTTCACAAGCTTCTCAAGGAAAAGGGTGTCTCGTATCAGCCGATGCTGGCTTTCCTGTCCGGTGTAGCTCTGGGCATGGCTGCTTTCTTTGGATATATACCTCTTCTTGCCATCTTCACAATCGTGACGGCGCTGGCTTTTATTTTGCGGCTAGGTAAGGGGGACTTGTCCGGGTCCATCTCAGAAATAGGCGCCACACTTTTTCCAGTAGTTTACCTGGGATGGTTTCTCAGCCATTCCATCCTGCTAAGGAACATAGACCAAACCCCGGCCCTTAAAACCTACGCCGAAACGGTGCAGGGGCTCGGGGACCCCGGGTTTTTCTACGTCGTCCTGGTCGTCGCCTGTACATTTTTGAACGATACCGGGGCATACTTCGTGGGGAGATGGAAGGGAAGGAGAAAGCTAACCCCGGTGCTGAGCCCCGGAAAGACGGTTGAGGGAACCGTAGGCGGGTTGGTTTTGTCGATTATTACCGGAGAGGTGGTAAACCTTATTTTTAAGTCCCCGCTCGAGTTCTACTGGGCGTTTTTCTTCGGTTTTATAGTCGGGGTCATAGCCGTATTCGGTGATCTTGTAGAATCCATGCTCAAGAGGAGTGTGGGGATAAAAGACTCAGGCGGGATACTTCCCGGGCACGGAGGGGTGCTCGACCGGTTTGACAGCCTTATACTG